One Eurosta solidaginis isolate ZX-2024a chromosome 1, ASM4086904v1, whole genome shotgun sequence genomic window, aataagggGATCTGTAATTCTTGCCTAAATTCAAAATAAGTTttgtataaaaatgaagtaaCTACGCTGAGTAAGAAGTAGTAGAGGGTGGTTTGATTTTCTTCAAAGGCAAAACTAGTCCAGCCCtataattatgtacaaatttACAAGAACCACAAGCAGCCAAGTTGACTTTTGAGTATGATCCTGTATATCGTTCCAAAAtagtaataaacattttttttggtggtATATAACCGGGGAGATTAAGCCCGCTTTTTAATTGTTCCCTTTGGTTGGTCATGTTATTGTATTAACGTTTTTGGCCGACTCCGTACGCATTTGCTAAGGAAAATGACTTTTtggctgagaaacttttcatgccAGAAACACAAACGAAGGGTTTGCTTAGCCACCAAAACTATTCGATGTAATTTCttcgcccgcttttcaaaaaggaataaaaaatattctccgaaaatttaaccctaactccggcaTATTGGTTAATttctagtaatttaggttcggtatatgGCTacgaatttttcttaaataactcGTTTCAGTCACCTGTAATCtcttttattttactcatttcattgccgtttttaattttttttttaaatgggctacATAGACTTCAAACTGACTAATCGCAACTGTACCACCCGAAAGGCACTAAAAGAGATCAATTATGCCCAAGTGTAGACaaaagaaatcaaacggagaccaatctctttagggattaatctaACGATTTTTTACAGTGGTATAATACACAACACAACACACATTTGTTAAGCGTTCAATGAACTGGCATTGTGATGCGTGGCGATAAAGTTTTCGTCGCTGAACGATGACGCCTTTGTAAAAACATTTTTACCGATTCCAATGGCAATTGAAAATGATAATAAGCACAATAAGGCAATGGATCCCAATAAGCGAATAAAGCTTCACGCTTATCCAACACAGCTAATGGTGTGGTCGAATGCTCAACAGCACTCCAACGAAAACTTGATGTTAATGCACGTAAAGTTGATTCTTCATCCAGACTTGTAAAACTTAATTGACGACGATGTATACATTTCATGGTGCGGCATAAGATTTGTGCATGTGAACGATTATAACATATATATGGTAGGGAGACACCTACTCTAACACCTAACGGTACAAATTGTGTTGTAccttgacatttaattaaacgaAAACTCATATGACCGTTAATGCTACGTTGAAAACGTACTTTAGCAAAGAATGTCTTTAACCAAATATCAATCAAAGCCTCATCGGACATAATGATAGTGGGTTTAGATttagatgatgatgatgatgatgtcaCATTTATGGGTGGTGCTATTggtagtaaatttttcgtttcatgTTCCACCTTACACGTTATATTCGATACAACACGTGAGTCCTTAACCGTTGTACATGTAACATAATGTTCACCAGGTAAATCACGTACCACCATCCATTTGTCACGTTCACttatatcatgattaaatttgaaATCGACGCGATTATTCGGCAATAAATATTTAATACGTTCAACTAAACCTTGAAAACCAACTGCCATGAGGATATTACGAAAATTACTTATAAAATTACtttcatataatttttgtaaATCATATAGCGTTGTGAGTACAGCATATGGTGGTACATTTATATTGTGTGctgtacattttttaaaaaactcCAAACAATCATCCAATATGGTTGTCTCATTTAAGCCTGGTATAAAACTTGCACAACCCAACAGCTCTAAATGTTGTTTGGCCAGTGCATCATAATAGGCAGGACTTGTTGCACAAACTGGTATATAGACAGCGGGTTTTTCTTTGTTGACTATTTGACATAATGCCGTTATGTAATTATTTCCATTATCCGCACTTGGCCTGGGTACAATATAAAATTTATCGACTGCAGTTGAGAAACGCGCTAAGCCGAAGAGACCTTCAAATTCGAATACAACAACACGTGAACCGGATGAATAAAAATTACGTGCCAAATGTAAAGTTTGTATTGTACTGCCGCAACTAATTAGTACCGTACGTTTATATGCACGTTTCCTGTCAGCCATGGTTCCTGttgagtttgttgttgttgttgcatccATTAATGAGTCAATATTTAAAAACCATTTAACAAGCGAAACGGGTATGcgtaaaaatttccaaaaaatccACAAAAGCCCCGAAAGCCAAAAACTAGGCGCAGCAATGGATAACGGCATATAAAGTATGTAACGTATGAGCGTAAAAGCTATATTGATTAACAGCTGTGGCCAAAACAGTAAAATCGCTTTGATAGTAGAGATGATAACGGAACGCTTGGTGCGCTTTCGCAATAATTCGCCATTTTGTTGTCTTACAGTGGTGTATTTATTACTTTCAGTTGTTGTTGCTGCAGCCGACAATGTGTCCTGTTGGTGTGGATCTTCTGGTATTTGATCTAAAGAATTGATGCGTCGAAAGCGTGTACGCGTATAGCGCAATAGGCGCGCTTGTTCTTGTTTTCTTAAAGGATCCgtcattttgatataatttttgtaCTTAAATTAAACTTCAATTGACTGCACGATTGTGAAAATGTccacaatataaaaacagttaTATATTAATTCAAAGTTTTTCGTcgttcgttgtttttttttttttgtttgctactAGCCTTGCTGTGCTAAGGCCCGCAGACGGCAAGTTtgtattaatattaatttttattgaaaagttttatTAGCTACGCGTATGCAATATTGGCAAAACTCTATGAGCTACTAAGTACCGTTTAA contains:
- the LOC137237586 gene encoding uncharacterized protein, with the translated sequence MTDPLRKQEQARLLRYTRTRFRRINSLDQIPEDPHQQDTLSAAATTTESNKYTTVRQQNGELLRKRTKRSVIISTIKAILLFWPQLLINIAFTLIRYILYMPLSIAAPSFWLSGLLWIFWKFLRIPVSLVKWFLNIDSLMDATTTTNSTGTMADRKRAYKRTVLISCGSTIQTLHLARNFYSSGSRVVVFEFEGLFGLARFSTAVDKFYIVPRPSADNGNNYITALCQIVNKEKPAVYIPVCATSPAYYDALAKQHLELLGCASFIPGLNETTILDDCLEFFKKCTAHNINVPPYAVLTTLYDLQKLYESNFISNFRNILMAVGFQGLVERIKYLLPNNRVDFKFNHDISERDKWMVVRDLPGEHYVTCTTVKDSRVVSNITCKVEHETKNLLPIAPPINVTSSSSSSKSKPTIIMSDEALIDIWLKTFFAKVRFQRSINGHMSFRLIKCQGTTQFVPLGVRVGVSLPYICYNRSHAQILCRTMKCIHRRQLSFTSLDEESTLRALTSSFRWSAVEHSTTPLAVLDKREALFAYWDPLPYCAYYHFQLPLESVKMFLQRRHRSATKTLSPRITMPVH